The genomic stretch TCGCTCGTGGGCTTCGGTACCTTCGCCGTTGGCAAGCGTGCCGCGCGCAGCGGCCGCAACCCCCGCACCGGTGCGGCGATCAAGATCAAGGCGGCCAAGGTGCCGAAGTTCCGCCCCGGCAAGGCGCTCAAAGACGCACTAAACTAACGGCTGTGTTTTCTCGGGTGCTTAGCTCAGTTGGTAGAGCGGCGCCCTTACAAGGCGTAGGTCGGGAGTTCGAGCCTCTCAGCACCCACCACGAGAAATCCACCGCCGATATCCCGGGCAGCGCATCCAGCTCACGCAGACCGGCTGCCCGACACGACTCCCGAGCCCGAACAGACTTCAGCCGCCACCCGCGGTGGGACGTACACAACCGGTAGCTCGACGCGCCCGGCAGCACTGCCGGCGTCAGCTAGAATATCGGTCTGTCACGCCGGGGGGCGCGGATCGGAACCCAGATCGAGTCCAGCTTGCCGCAAGCGAGAGAGACATCGGCTGCGAGGAGTGTTCCGGCGGTCCCAACGCTAGCGATAGCACCATGACGAAGGCGAACCTAGGTTCGCCTTTTTGCTTTTCAGGTGTGCCGCTGGCGGGGTGGGGCAGGACGTGGCTACGGCCCGCGCTTGCGCGGTTCACCCTCATCGACTCTGAGACCGAGGTTCGTTCGATGTTTGATTTCGTTCGCAACAACACGCGCATCCTGTTCTTCGTGCTGCTGTTGCTGATCATTCCTTCCTTCGTCTTCTTCGGCGTCGAGGGCTACAGCCAGTTCCGCGAGGGCGCCAAGACGGTCGCCGAGGTCGCGGGCCAGGACATCACGGAAGCTGAACTGGAGGCCGCACACCGCAACCAGGTCGAGCGCATGCGGGCACAGATGCCCGGCATCGACAGCAAGATGTTCGACACGCCCGAGATGCGCCGCCAGACGCTCGAAGCGCTGGTCCGCGAGCGGGTAATGCTGACCGCGGCCGACAAGCAGCACCTGGTCACGTCGGACGAGCGCTTGCAGCGCATCTTCGCGACCGACCCTCAACTGGCGTTCCTGCGCAAACCGGACGGCACGCTCAACCGCGACATCCTCGCCGCCCAAGGCATGAGCCCGCAGGGTTTCGAACAGCGCTTGCGCCAGGACTTGTCGCTGCGCCAGGTGATGCTGGGTGTCAGCGACAGCACGATGGCATCGAAGACGGTCACCGAGACTGCACTAGACGCCTTCATGCAGCAGCGTGACGTGCAGGTCGCCCGCTTCGAGGCCAAGGACTACCTCGCCAAGGTGAACCCCACCGATGCCGACCTCGAGGCCTATTACAAAGACCCGAAGAACGTCGCGCAATTCCAGACCCAGGAGCAGGTGAAGATCGAATACGTCGTGCTCGATCTCGAGTCGGTGAAGAAGGGCATCACGGTGCCCGAAGACGAACTCCGCAACTACTACAAGGAAAACGAGGCGCGTTATTCGACGCCCGAGGAGCGACGCGCCAGCCACATCCTGATCAAGGCCGACAAGGGCGCCCCGGCAGCCCAGCGCGACGCCGCCAAGGCCAAGGCCGAGAAACTGCTGGCCGAGCTCAAGCAGAACCCCGACCGGTTTGCCGAACTGGCGAAGCAGAACTCGGAGGACCCGGGTTCGGCCGCGAATGGCGGCGACCTCGAGTTCTTCGGCCGCGGCGCGATGGTCAAGCCCTTCGAGGAGGCCGCCTTCACGCTGAAGCAGGGTGAGATCAGCCCGGTGGTGGAGACCGACTTCGGCTTCCACATCATCCGCGTCACCGGTGCGCGCGGCGGCGACAAGAAGTCTTTCGAGGCGGTCAAGGCCGAGATCGAAGACGAAGTGCGCACGCAGCAGGCGCAAAAGCGGTACGCCGAGGTGGCCGAGCAGTTCAGCAACATGGTCTACGAGCAGACCGATGCCTTGAAGCCGGTCGCCGACAAGCTGCAATTGCCGCTGCAGACCGCCGACAAGGTCACCCGCACCCCCGGCCCCGGCGCACAAGGTGTGCTGGCCAACCCCAAGTTGCTGGCGGCCTTGTTCACGACCGAGGCGATCAGTTCGAAGCGCAACACCGAGGCCCTGGAGGTCGCACCGAGCCAGTTGGTTGCCGCCCGGGTGGTTGAGCACCAACCGGCACGCACGCTGCCGCTGGAAGAGGTGAAGCCGCGGGTGCGCGAAGCGTTGGTGGCACGCCAGGCGGCGGAAATGGCCCGCAAGGAAGGCGAGGCGAAGCTGGCGGCGTGGCAGAAGGCCCCCGCGGAAGCGAACCTCCCCCCGGCGGTGAAAGTGTCGCGCCTGCAGCCGGGCGGCCAAAGCCGCGAGGTGGTCGAGGCGGCCCTGAAGGCCAAGACCGACAAATTGCCCAGCTGGGTCGGCGTCGATCTCGGCCCTCAGGGTTATGCCGTCGTCCGGATCAATTCCGTCGCGGGCCGGGCCGAGGTGCCGGCGGCCGACCAATTGCCGCGTCAGTACGCGCAGGCCTGGGGCGCCGCCGAGGCGCAGGCCTATTACGAGGCCTTGAAGAAGCGCTACAAGACCGAGATCACGTACGACCCGAAGGCGGCGCCCGCGCCCTGATCGTGACGGCCGCGACGCGATGTTTTTTGTCGCTGGCGCCGAAAGCGGCGGCAGTTGTGCAAAAGACGCAGAAGTTGTGGCTATAATCTCAGGCTCTGCGGTGGCTGTAGCTCAGTTGGTAGAGTCCCAGATTGTGATTCTGGTCGTCGTGGGTTCGAGTCCCATCAGCCACCCCACAAAACATCAGGCCCTCCAAGTGAGGGCCTGTTTACTTTGCGGGTTCTGAATTCCCAATTTGGGAATATTCATAGCGCCCGGCGTTTCACTTCCTTGTTCCGGTCGTAGACCCGTGCCGTGGTGGCCGGGTTCGCGTGCAGGTCGGGCAGCTTGCCTTGCTCACGCTTGTGCACCGTGGTGTAGTAGGCCCGCAGATCATGGAAGGTGAACCGCGTCTCCTCGGTGATGACCTTCTCCTCGATCGCCAGCAGCACGCTTCGTTGCCACAGCGTCTTGAAGCCGCGTGCGCTGTAGGCGTTGTTGTCTCGCGTCGGGAAGACGTAGAGGCAATCGACGCCTCGCTCCTCGCGCAGCGCCTCCAGTCGATCAAGGAGGGCGTCCAGCTGCGGTGTGATCTCGATAACCTCGATCACCTCGCCGCGCTTCTTGCCACGCTGCTTTGCCCGCTTTACGCGGATCTCGCCCAGGCTGAGCTTGACCCGCCCGGCCAAAATCTCCCGGCGGATCTCGGCGGGCGGCCGGTCGACCTGAGGCCAGCACAGGTCGAGGAATTCCACCTTTCGGTTGCCGGCCAGGCTGGCGTACTCCGCTCCCATGCCGATGATCCGCCGCTGGGGCGTCTGCTTCTCCAGCCACTCGAGGAACCGGCGCAAGACGCCAGGATCAGGCGCCTCCGTTCTGGGCTCGGTGGGAGGGGTTTCGACGCCAATCGTGGGGTTGGTCTTGCACACGCCCAGCGTGATACCGTGACGGCACAGGTTGGAAAGTAGGGACTTCTCGATGGCAGCGCGACGCGGCGCAGCAGCTCGCTCGATGTTGACGTAGCGGGCGACCATCGGGCTGTCAATCCGCGCGATCTGCATCTTCCCGAATGTCTTGTCGAGCTCCTTCCAAGCAAGCCGGTAGTCGTCTCGCGTTCCGTCTGCCATCTTCTTCCAGCGCGGCGCCGGCCGGTCCGGGTCGGTGAAGCGGTCCCACACCCATTTGACCGTTCCCATCGCATCGTTCTGGCCGATCATGTCCAGCACCTGGCGGCAGGCGTTTGCGTAGTCGCGCCCCAGGGGGATGGGCTTCCCGCCGAGTGGGTGATAGCGGTAGGAGAATCCTCCGTTCTTGAGCGGGCGGGCCTCCATGCGCGGGAGCAACTTCATCGAACTCAGCCGATCGCGTGGGCGACCCGGCCGTCCCATCAGTGCACCCCCCAGACCGGCCCGGCCCCGACTTCTGCCATGGGGAAGTCGCGCATACCGCCGCGCACTTCGTTGTAGTGCGCCCGGTTGACCAACGGGCGGCCGTTCGGCTTGCGTTCGACGTGCAGCCCGAGACTGCGGAGGTATCGAACCTTGGCGGCGTTCTGCGTGAGGCCGGCGCAGATGCGGTCGATTTCCTCGTCGGTGAGGTCCAGGTCCGGGTGTGGCAGGGTACTTCTCATGCCGTCTTCGTGGAATGTCGCGCTCATACAACAGAGTTTCAAAACGGAACGGGGGAGCAGGAATAGGGGAGCATCAGGGGGTGTGCCGGGATGCCGCCGGCGGCGACGCGCAGGGCCATGGGTTCGCAGCCCCAGGCCGCCAGCATGCGCAGCACGTCGACGGGGCGCTGCAGGCCTTTCGCGTTGGCACCCCACGCGCAGATCACCATCGGCGCCCATCGACACGCCGATTCGATGTGGCCGTTGTTGTCGGGCCCGACTGGATAGCCGGCGGCGCGGAGGTCGCACGGGTCGGTGGCACGGAACGCGAACAGGTTGACCACCTCGATCGCGTTGTAGCCCAGGCGCGTCGCGAAGCCGATGCACTTGCGGATGGTCGGATCGTCCTCGGTGCCATCGGCCGTCGACGGGTTGAGCATGACGAAGGCCAGCGGCTGGCCATCGCCCCATCGGCGGCCGAGCCGGTACCGGTAGCGCGAGCAGTCGGAAAGCATGGCGGTGCGTTGAATGTTGGCCATCTCTCACTCCGCACGATTGAACTGGACCACCCACACCCAAGGATTCGCATCCCAGCTGCAGGCGCCGTTGATCTGCTCCCACAGCCAGCGGTACTCGACGCGCGGGTCGTTCATGGTCGAGTGCTCGATGCCCTCGGCGAGGGCGTCCTCGGCGCTGATGTCCTGCAGCCGCTCGACGCGCACGCCTCTCACCTCCAGGGTGATGCGGCTGGCCGCCCGCGGCATGTGAATGCTCGGCCGCCACTTCAGGCCGTAGTCCTTCCGGCACTCGTCACCGTAGCTGCCGGGAGGTGTGTCCGCGGCGTAGGCGTAGCGGCTGAGGTCACCGGTCTGACGCTCGATGCGCACGCAGCCAAGGTCCATCCAGGTCTCCCGCACCCACAGTCGCTGCCCCGTCACGCCGTAGGGGCACTCAGCCTCCCAGCCCTCTATGTCCGAAGTCGTGTAGAGGTGCATGCCACGCCGGTACACATCCAGCAGCATCGCGCTCGGAGGCAGGTAGTCGGTATGGCAGGCAATGTCGTGACCGTTGAAATGGAACCCGTTCGAATAAGGCTGCAGCTTCATGGCCCGCCGCGTCTGCGTCTTCGTGCCGGCGAGCAAAGCTCTGACCATGGGCCCTGAGAAAATAATGGGTCGCTCCTTCATTGCTCGCACTCCGTCTCCACGATCCCGAACCGTTCCCGGATGGCGTCGGCGATCTGCTGGGGGTCGGCGTAGTTGCCGCCGGGCAGGAGGGCGATGCATTCGCGGGCGGTGGCCTCGGCGCATTGCCGGCCGTATTCGCGCGCGTAGGCTTCCGCGTACCGTCTTGCGTGGCTTCTATCCCACGGCTGGATGGCCAGGATCTCACGGCTCGACCAGTGATCCGGCAGCTTGATCTCTTCCATCACTTCTCTCCTCGTGCGCGGATGGTGGCGACCGCGGATGCATCGGCGTAGTTGCTCGGATCGCTCTCGTCTGTCGTGGCGGCCGGTATGTGTTCGAGTAGTTCCTCGATGCGCCTGACACCCAGGAAGCCGGTCCCGTATTCCGCTGCGTCGGCGCAGTTCTCCCGCAGGAGGTCAATCGCTTCGCGTGCCGCAAGGCATTCACGATGCCAATACTGGGCGGCCTGCCGCTCTGCCCCCTGGGCGAGCCGGGCGAACTGCAGAACTTGGGATTCAGTCGGCTGCCAGGGTGACCCGTACCCGATCCCGCAGATTGCAGCCCAATACTTGATCTGTTCATCCGTCGCCATCACTGCTCCTCGTACTCCACTGCCTCAACCCTCGGCCTGAAGCTAAGCCCCAAGTACCGAGACCCACCCGGAACCCGCATGTCGTTCTCCGGCAGCTGCGGCTCGACTGGCTTGCGCAGCTGATCCCAGGGGATGCCGTCGGTCTCCACTTCGCCGGCAAGCCAGGGCCGGGCGTTCTCTCGTGCTCGTGCTCGCCTAGACATTGCCGCCCCCTCCGCTTTTGGTGCCGCGCTCCCGGATATACGCCCGGACAATGCTTTCAAGCGACCATGCCACGGTGTAGTGCTCCTGCGCGTCCAGGCGGTCGAAGACGCATTGCCATTGGCCGTTCTTCGTCTTGACTTGCAAGACCTGGAATTCACCGCGCGGCGGGCGGTGCTCAATGCCCGCCTGATCTAGCCAGGCCTTGAAAGCGTCAAGCTTGGACTTGTGCAGCAGGTTCCTGCTCATGCCAGCCCCTTTGCGGCTTTCCAGCCCAGCCACGCGACCAAACGGGCATTGATGTTCGTGCAGTCGGCGGCTTCCGCCCACGCCTTGAACTTCGCCCGCTCGTCTTCCTCGCTCGGCTCTGCCTGCGGTGCGGCAGGAGCGGCGGCGAGCATGGCGCGGTAGACGGCCGCCGTCTTGTCGGTGCACGGCTCGTCATCGTCGGCCGATTGGCGCACCCACTCTGCCGTGCCGGCGATCCGTTGAGACGGGAAGGGCTCCGCCGGCACCAGCTTCCACCCCTCGGGCGCCTTCGCTGCTGGCGGGTGGGGGTAGAGGGGCGTCACGCATTCTGAAGAATCCGGCCGCTCCTCTGTCAGGTAGTGGCCAAGCTCGGGCTCGCCAGCAAACTCGACAAGCCACGCCACCGGCTCCCCCTGCTGTGCGACGTCCACGGGCCGCCAATGCGTCATCATCCCAAGGGGTTCGCGTTCGTTGAACGTTTCTTCCCACTCACCATTTGGCGCACGCCCGCGGATGCGCTGGCCATGGCTCGGCAGGCGGTCGCTAATGCTCACCCACATCTCCCCCTGCTGCGCGCCAGTCCCGCCCGAGCCTGTCGGTGCGCTGGCTGCGAGGGTGCGGAGCAGGGCTGCCGCCGCGCGCGGCTGCGACCTGTCCTCTACGTACACTCGCCGTCCCAAGGCTTCCAACTCATCAGCCAGCCGCTGCGCCTCCTTCACTTGTTCCGGTGTCATGCCCGCTCCTTGGCGTACTGCAGTGCCGCGTTGACTGCATCCTCCAGCGTTCCGTCGACGGCAAACTCCTCCGCGACTCCAAACCCGTCCGGGTTGTAGAGAGAGACGCCGCAGTAGCCCTGCTCGATTCCGATGTCGATCCACCAGCCCTCGGGGATCTCGCGTGCTACCTTGTTCGCCAGCTCGTTAAGGCTGAACTGGGTGGCGCTTGCCGTGTGTCGTTCCAGAGCTTCGAGCGCCTCCTTGACCCCGTCGAAGCCGAGGTTCAGTGCACGCTCCTGGATCTGTCGTAGCAACTCGACCGCATGGGCCAGTTGTGCTGCGGAGGGGGTCCCGTGCATAGATCCGCCCTCGGTCATCACTGCTCGAGAACGTGCTTCCGCACGACTTCGATCACCTGAGCAACGGTCTCGACGCCCTCCAGTTCCTCGTCGGGAATCTCGATAAGGAACTCGTGCTCGACGGCCATGCATAGTTCGACCAAGTCGAGGCTGTCGCAGCCGAAGTCCTCGCGGAGCTTTGACGTCGGCTGCAGGCTGCCGATCGGAACGCCAAGCTGCTGCTCCATTGCTTCAGTGGTGCGCTTCGCGATGTCGTCGGTCGTGGTGTTGTTGGCTGCGGTCATGTTCTTCTCCAATGCGCCCCGTTCGATGAGGGGCAGGGTGGTCAGCTTTGCGCTTCGAGGAAGGTGTCGGTCGCGTCCTTGGTGCCGAACCAGTCGCCGTCGCTGCTGGCGTCGATGGCTGCGCCAGGCTCACCAACTTCATTCGGAGGGAGCAGCGTGATCTCGACCTCACGGCCGATCAGAGAAGCGACCTTGCCGAGCACCGACGGCTGAAGCCCAGATGCCTGCACCCGGAACTTCAGGGTTACGCTGCCGCCTTCCTTGCAGTCGACAACGAAGTTGTTGACCTCGCACTGGCCCAGCTCGATGCAGCTGGTGTCGCTGATGCCCTGGTCAACCGTCAGCGTGTAGCCGGCGTACTCCTTCTTCAGCTTGAGCGGCTCGAGAATCGAGGTACGCAGCAGCGGCAGGTCGGTGACCGGCTCCACGCCATCGACGTAGGCTTGGCGATCCGCTTCCTCGTCGCGCTTGTAGAGCATCGACTTCAGCGCGCCATCAAACTCAGAGAGGATGTTGTTCGAGGTCGTCAGTTCGAACTTGATGTCGGCCGCCGGAACCTGATCGGGGCCGTGATGCTCGGCGCGGACGTTGACACCGGTGACCGTGACGGCGGTGAAATCTTCGAGGGAGAACTGGCTCATGATTGCCTTTCTTGGGGGGGGATCAGTCCGCGTCCGGCAGGTCCATCTGCTCGGCCTTGATCGTTTCGACCGGTATGCCCTTCAGCGTCAGTTCGATGCACTCGTCCTGACTGGCGACGGTCACGGTGAAGCTGTCCTGCGCGACGTGGCGCAGTGCATGGGAGGGATGGGTCGCGCGCACCAGGCGGGCCATGCCGGCGTCGTTGCTCACGAGGTAGATTCGGTTGTTGCTTGCCATGTGGCGTTCACGATTTGTTGTCGAAGTCGACGCCGAGATCGCTCGCGGCGTAGGCTTGGATCTTGTGCAGGTACTCGGTCATCTCTTCGACGTCGAGGTCCGTGGTGCTCATCTGAAGTCGGCGCTGGCCGTTGGGCAGGATTTGCCACTTCTTCTTGCCCTTTGAGTTCTCCTCCGGGAGGTACTCCTCCTTCAGCATCTCGTTCCAGGCTTCGGGGCTGAACCGCTTGCCCAGCACGTTCACCTGCTTCGAGATCGGCGTGAGTACCGCGACCCACATGAAGCGGTTCTGTGCGTCCGTTCGGTCTTCGACATGCGGAGCTATCACCACGCGCAGAGGCTTCCCCGCCTTGATCTGCGGCCCGGCGTTCTGATCGATGAAGCCGTGCACACGGGCTGCAATCGTCTCGTCGCGAACGATGAAGGTGCGCGGCATCATGTTCAGCCTCCAAATGCAAGGTCCATGAACCAGACCTGATCAACCTTGCGCAGGTCAACGAAACCCGGGTTGGACGCCAGCCATCGACGAAGCCCATTCCGCTTGATGACCCAGATGTCGCCTTGGTCCTCGGACCGGCGGGTACCGGCGCGGCTGGCAGGCAGACTGCGCCGCTCAATCCAGTCGACGACGGTTT from Caldimonas brevitalea encodes the following:
- a CDS encoding HU family DNA-binding protein codes for the protein MNKTELIEHIAKQADISKAAATRALEAVIGGVRTTLKKGGTVSLVGFGTFAVGKRAARSGRNPRTGAAIKIKAAKVPKFRPGKALKDALN
- a CDS encoding DUF1643 domain-containing protein, which produces MANIQRTAMLSDCSRYRYRLGRRWGDGQPLAFVMLNPSTADGTEDDPTIRKCIGFATRLGYNAIEVVNLFAFRATDPCDLRAAGYPVGPDNNGHIESACRWAPMVICAWGANAKGLQRPVDVLRMLAAWGCEPMALRVAAGGIPAHPLMLPYSCSPVPF
- a CDS encoding integrase → MKLLPRMEARPLKNGGFSYRYHPLGGKPIPLGRDYANACRQVLDMIGQNDAMGTVKWVWDRFTDPDRPAPRWKKMADGTRDDYRLAWKELDKTFGKMQIARIDSPMVARYVNIERAAAPRRAAIEKSLLSNLCRHGITLGVCKTNPTIGVETPPTEPRTEAPDPGVLRRFLEWLEKQTPQRRIIGMGAEYASLAGNRKVEFLDLCWPQVDRPPAEIRREILAGRVKLSLGEIRVKRAKQRGKKRGEVIEVIEITPQLDALLDRLEALREERGVDCLYVFPTRDNNAYSARGFKTLWQRSVLLAIEEKVITEETRFTFHDLRAYYTTVHKREQGKLPDLHANPATTARVYDRNKEVKRRAL
- a CDS encoding DUF4224 domain-containing protein, whose amino-acid sequence is MRSTLPHPDLDLTDEEIDRICAGLTQNAAKVRYLRSLGLHVERKPNGRPLVNRAHYNEVRGGMRDFPMAEVGAGPVWGVH
- a CDS encoding acyl carrier protein, giving the protein MTAANNTTTDDIAKRTTEAMEQQLGVPIGSLQPTSKLREDFGCDSLDLVELCMAVEHEFLIEIPDEELEGVETVAQVIEVVRKHVLEQ
- a CDS encoding SurA N-terminal domain-containing protein produces the protein MFDFVRNNTRILFFVLLLLIIPSFVFFGVEGYSQFREGAKTVAEVAGQDITEAELEAAHRNQVERMRAQMPGIDSKMFDTPEMRRQTLEALVRERVMLTAADKQHLVTSDERLQRIFATDPQLAFLRKPDGTLNRDILAAQGMSPQGFEQRLRQDLSLRQVMLGVSDSTMASKTVTETALDAFMQQRDVQVARFEAKDYLAKVNPTDADLEAYYKDPKNVAQFQTQEQVKIEYVVLDLESVKKGITVPEDELRNYYKENEARYSTPEERRASHILIKADKGAPAAQRDAAKAKAEKLLAELKQNPDRFAELAKQNSEDPGSAANGGDLEFFGRGAMVKPFEEAAFTLKQGEISPVVETDFGFHIIRVTGARGGDKKSFEAVKAEIEDEVRTQQAQKRYAEVAEQFSNMVYEQTDALKPVADKLQLPLQTADKVTRTPGPGAQGVLANPKLLAALFTTEAISSKRNTEALEVAPSQLVAARVVEHQPARTLPLEEVKPRVREALVARQAAEMARKEGEAKLAAWQKAPAEANLPPAVKVSRLQPGGQSREVVEAALKAKTDKLPSWVGVDLGPQGYAVVRINSVAGRAEVPAADQLPRQYAQAWGAAEAQAYYEALKKRYKTEITYDPKAAPAP
- a CDS encoding recombination protein NinB, with product MMPRTFIVRDETIAARVHGFIDQNAGPQIKAGKPLRVVIAPHVEDRTDAQNRFMWVAVLTPISKQVNVLGKRFSPEAWNEMLKEEYLPEENSKGKKKWQILPNGQRRLQMSTTDLDVEEMTEYLHKIQAYAASDLGVDFDNKS